One window of Candidatus Margulisiibacteriota bacterium genomic DNA carries:
- the rfbB gene encoding dTDP-glucose 4,6-dehydratase, with amino-acid sequence MTKYLVTGGAGFIGSNFIRYLLNTRPEAEVINFDKLTYAGNLENLADVANDHRYSFVKGDICDGKVVEETVARLGCDGVVVNFAAETHVDRSIVSAGSFVKTDVYGTYTLLEAVKKFKVARYLHISTDEVYGSTEHGSFTEESTLQPNSPYAASKAGGDLIVRSYFKTYGLPVVVTRSSNNYGPYQYPEKVMPLFITNALEGKKLPLYGDGKNVRDWLYVVDNCEAIDLVLQKGKEGEVYNIGGGNEHQNIEVTKLILKALGLPESTIEYVKDRPGHDRRYSVDCSKVKKLGWHPRTGFADGLTRTVNWYKDNQSWWQKIKTKQKEFLEFQQQWYSK; translated from the coding sequence GTGACGAAATATCTGGTGACCGGCGGCGCCGGTTTTATCGGCAGCAACTTTATCCGTTACCTCCTGAACACCCGGCCGGAGGCGGAGGTCATTAATTTTGACAAGCTGACCTACGCCGGCAATCTGGAAAACCTGGCTGACGTGGCCAATGACCACCGTTACTCCTTCGTTAAAGGTGATATTTGCGACGGGAAGGTGGTTGAAGAGACGGTCGCCCGTCTCGGCTGTGACGGGGTGGTCGTCAACTTCGCGGCGGAGACCCACGTTGACCGCTCGATCGTCTCGGCCGGCTCGTTCGTTAAGACCGACGTTTACGGCACTTATACCTTGCTGGAAGCGGTCAAAAAGTTCAAGGTCGCCCGCTACCTCCATATCTCGACCGATGAGGTCTACGGGAGTACCGAACACGGTTCCTTCACGGAAGAGTCGACCCTCCAGCCTAATTCCCCTTATGCCGCCTCCAAAGCCGGAGGAGATCTGATCGTCCGCTCATATTTCAAGACTTATGGTCTGCCGGTCGTGGTCACCCGTTCCTCGAACAATTACGGCCCGTACCAGTATCCGGAAAAAGTGATGCCGCTTTTTATCACCAATGCGCTGGAGGGGAAAAAGCTCCCCCTCTATGGAGATGGGAAGAACGTCCGCGATTGGTTATACGTGGTCGATAACTGCGAGGCGATCGACCTGGTCCTGCAAAAAGGGAAAGAAGGCGAAGTCTATAATATCGGCGGCGGGAACGAACACCAGAATATAGAAGTGACGAAACTGATCCTGAAAGCACTCGGTTTGCCGGAGAGCACGATCGAATACGTCAAGGACCGGCCGGGCCACGACCGGCGCTACTCGGTCGATTGCAGTAAGGTCAAGAAACTCGGCTGGCACCCGCGCACCGGCTTCGCGGATGGTTTAACCCGGACGGTCAATTGGTATAAAGACAATCAAAGCTGGTGGCAGAAGATCAAGACCAAACAGAAAGAATTCCTCGAGTTCCAGCAACAGTGGTATTCTAAGTAG
- the pta gene encoding phosphate acetyltransferase produces the protein MDFINDIWNKAKKLNKTIVLPETEDARVLKAAELISRSKLARIILIGEEAKMKDVAGAGDVDLSQTTIIDPLKHQKLDKYIQVLKDKRASKGMTIEQARQHLTRDYPYFGAMLVDAGEADGMVTGATHYTADTLRATIDCVGRAAGQSIISSFFVMVLPDKTYGEDGVLFYADCGVVPNPSAEQLADIAIQTSESFIKLMGIQPRIAMLSFSTKTSAVHPDVDKVVTATRLAKQKRPDLILDGELQLDAAIIPSIGERKAPGSLVAGRANILIFPDLDAGNIGYKLTERLAKAQAFGPLLQGEARAVNDLSRGCSVDDIVNITAITAVQAQ, from the coding sequence ATGGATTTCATCAACGACATCTGGAACAAGGCCAAGAAACTTAACAAGACGATCGTCCTCCCCGAGACCGAAGATGCCCGCGTTCTCAAAGCGGCCGAACTGATCAGCCGGAGCAAGCTCGCCCGGATCATCCTGATCGGTGAAGAGGCAAAAATGAAGGATGTCGCCGGCGCCGGAGACGTTGACCTCTCCCAGACGACCATCATCGACCCGCTGAAACATCAGAAGCTCGATAAATATATCCAGGTTTTAAAGGATAAGCGGGCCAGTAAAGGGATGACGATCGAGCAGGCCAGACAGCATTTGACCCGCGACTACCCCTACTTTGGCGCCATGCTGGTCGACGCCGGGGAAGCGGACGGGATGGTCACCGGAGCGACCCACTATACCGCCGACACCCTCCGGGCGACGATTGACTGCGTTGGCCGGGCCGCGGGCCAATCGATCATCTCCAGCTTCTTTGTCATGGTCCTGCCGGATAAGACCTATGGTGAGGATGGCGTGTTGTTCTACGCCGATTGCGGCGTTGTCCCCAACCCCAGCGCCGAACAGCTGGCCGACATCGCTATCCAAACCTCGGAATCATTCATTAAACTTATGGGGATCCAGCCGCGGATCGCCATGCTCTCTTTCTCGACCAAGACCTCGGCCGTCCATCCCGATGTCGATAAAGTCGTCACCGCCACCAGGCTGGCCAAACAAAAACGGCCGGATCTGATATTAGACGGGGAACTCCAGCTCGATGCCGCCATTATCCCCTCGATCGGCGAGCGGAAGGCCCCGGGGAGCCTGGTCGCCGGCCGGGCCAACATCCTGATCTTCCCCGACCTCGACGCCGGCAATATCGGTTATAAACTGACCGAGCGTTTGGCCAAGGCGCAGGCTTTCGGGCCGCTGTTACAGGGGGAAGCTAGGGCGGTCAACGACCTCTCGCGGGGTTGCAGCGTCGACGATATCGTCAACATCACGGCGATCACCGCGGTCCAAGCGCAGTAG
- a CDS encoding Fic family protein: MYKITPYMLNLIDETSALRAWIELAPLQVAWLPVLQKEARAKTAHFSTSIEGNVLTLAQVRAVERGEPIGAAQTQEQEVANYLKAMRWIETGADNKLDENAVLQLHKIITRGLLDSSKSGRYKEKQNWVVDENKIKVFSPTSPKETPQAVEELLDWLNNHETRQLHSILVCALFHHRFVSIHPFSDGNGRLARALGTLILYQRDYDLHHIFSLDEYFAGNRQRYYQKLQQARALDGNLTHWIEYVAEGVVKTLKNVKARIEGLQVTASYPVNLSPKQEEVLRILRDNPALRVAEFKDQLNVTRARVNQILTPLIKSGLVMKEGESRATRYKLNIH; encoded by the coding sequence ATGTATAAAATCACACCATATATGCTGAACCTGATCGACGAGACCAGCGCCCTGCGCGCCTGGATCGAGCTGGCGCCTCTGCAAGTGGCCTGGCTGCCGGTACTGCAAAAAGAGGCGCGCGCCAAGACCGCGCATTTCTCGACCTCGATCGAAGGTAACGTCCTGACCCTGGCCCAGGTCCGCGCCGTCGAGCGCGGCGAGCCGATCGGCGCGGCGCAAACGCAGGAGCAGGAAGTCGCCAATTATCTCAAAGCCATGCGCTGGATCGAAACCGGAGCGGATAATAAACTTGATGAGAACGCCGTTTTACAGCTTCACAAGATCATCACCCGGGGACTGCTCGACAGCTCAAAGTCCGGCCGCTATAAAGAAAAACAGAACTGGGTGGTCGACGAGAACAAGATCAAGGTTTTCTCGCCGACTTCGCCCAAAGAAACTCCCCAAGCGGTTGAAGAATTGCTGGACTGGCTGAACAATCACGAGACAAGGCAATTACACAGCATCCTGGTCTGCGCCCTCTTCCATCACCGTTTCGTCTCCATCCACCCCTTCTCGGACGGTAACGGCCGCCTGGCCCGGGCGCTGGGGACGCTGATCCTCTATCAACGGGACTACGACCTGCACCATATTTTCAGCCTCGATGAATACTTTGCCGGCAACCGGCAGCGCTACTATCAAAAACTCCAGCAGGCCCGCGCCCTGGACGGCAACCTGACCCATTGGATCGAATATGTCGCCGAAGGCGTGGTCAAAACCTTGAAAAACGTCAAAGCGCGGATCGAGGGCCTGCAAGTCACGGCTTCTTACCCGGTCAATTTGTCGCCCAAACAGGAAGAGGTGCTGCGGATCCTGCGGGACAATCCCGCCCTGCGGGTCGCCGAATTCAAGGACCAGCTTAACGTAACCAGGGCCCGGGTCAACCAGATCTTGACCCCCCTGATCAAAAGCGGCCTGGTCATGAAAGAAGGGGAAAGCCGGGCGACCCGGTACAAACTGAATATCCACTAG
- the rsmD gene encoding 16S rRNA (guanine(966)-N(2))-methyltransferase RsmD: MKTPKKGWGIRPLTDQARGALFNILAVKNAEASFLDVFAGTGAVGIEALSRGAQTAIFVELGRPAADLIRQNLALAGCAGQAEIFNMDAVRAISFLGGKGAQFDIIFLGAPYDNPVLEKVMAQVAAGNLLKPDGVMVAEHRRQHQLAETVGNLVRMRDARYGETVLSFYKGQG, from the coding sequence TTGAAAACGCCCAAAAAAGGTTGGGGGATCCGGCCCTTAACTGACCAGGCGCGGGGGGCGTTGTTCAATATCCTGGCGGTTAAGAATGCCGAGGCCAGTTTCCTGGACGTTTTTGCCGGGACCGGCGCGGTCGGGATCGAGGCGTTGTCGCGCGGGGCGCAAACCGCTATTTTTGTCGAACTGGGCCGGCCGGCGGCCGACCTGATCCGGCAAAACTTGGCGTTGGCCGGTTGTGCCGGCCAGGCGGAAATATTCAACATGGACGCGGTCCGGGCGATCAGTTTTCTGGGCGGCAAGGGCGCGCAATTCGATATCATCTTCCTGGGCGCTCCCTACGACAACCCGGTCCTGGAAAAGGTGATGGCGCAGGTCGCCGCCGGCAATTTGCTTAAGCCGGACGGGGTGATGGTCGCCGAGCACCGGCGGCAGCACCAGTTGGCGGAGACGGTCGGTAATTTGGTCAGGATGAGGGACGCTCGTTACGGCGAAACGGTCCTCTCGTTCTATAAGGGGCAAGGATGA
- a CDS encoding sugar phosphate nucleotidyltransferase — MKGIILAGGTGSRLYPLTKVTNKHLLPVGRLPMIYHPIKKLIEAGIEEILIVTGVEHMGDIVNLLGSGKEFKCRFTYKVQDEAGGIAQALGLAENFTGDDKIVVILGDNIFQDSLQPFVKKFVTQKEGAQILVKEVADPRRFGVVEMKEGKVLGIEEKPTKPKSNFAVTGIYFYDNQVFNVIRKLKPSGRGELEITDVNNAYLRQGNLTYDTLRGWWSDAGTFESLERVTMMIEGKAK, encoded by the coding sequence ATGAAAGGCATTATATTAGCTGGCGGGACGGGGTCAAGGCTTTATCCGTTGACCAAGGTGACGAATAAGCATCTTCTGCCGGTCGGCCGTCTGCCCATGATCTATCATCCGATCAAGAAGCTGATCGAGGCGGGGATAGAGGAGATATTGATCGTCACCGGTGTCGAACACATGGGTGATATCGTTAACCTGTTGGGGAGCGGCAAGGAATTCAAGTGCCGTTTCACCTATAAAGTGCAGGATGAGGCGGGGGGGATCGCCCAGGCGCTCGGTCTGGCCGAGAACTTTACGGGTGACGATAAGATAGTTGTCATTCTGGGGGACAATATCTTCCAGGACTCTCTCCAGCCGTTCGTCAAGAAATTCGTCACCCAAAAAGAGGGGGCCCAGATCCTGGTCAAAGAAGTGGCCGATCCGCGCCGTTTCGGGGTGGTCGAGATGAAAGAAGGGAAGGTCCTCGGAATCGAAGAGAAACCGACCAAGCCCAAGAGTAATTTTGCCGTGACCGGCATCTATTTTTACGATAACCAGGTCTTTAACGTCATCCGGAAGCTGAAACCGTCCGGTCGCGGCGAGCTCGAGATCACCGATGTTAACAATGCCTACCTCCGGCAGGGGAACCTGACCTACGATACCTTGCGCGGCTGGTGGAGCGATGCCGGGACCTTTGAATCGCTGGAGCGGGTGACGATGATGATCGAAGGGAAGGCTAAGTGA
- a CDS encoding NUDIX domain-containing protein, protein MLVLGLKAKIAYLDLTSKARIQRPHVSGYVSGDSPATDLLAVVDNAGKVAGCVNRSDAHANGIRHATVHLLLFNSRGNLLVQMRSPKKDGSPGKLSQSVGGHVPFGLAPTKVLEKEAFEELGVRTECLKLVITHPTYLYSSNGGKNQELVSLFTGNYDGPVYPNYTEVAWAAFFGLAGLNALYKSEPAKFAPSFIEDLRHMELLTA, encoded by the coding sequence ATGCTTGTATTGGGCCTTAAAGCAAAAATCGCATATCTCGATCTGACCAGCAAGGCGAGAATACAAAGGCCCCACGTGTCGGGCTATGTCAGCGGTGATTCACCCGCTACTGACCTGCTTGCGGTTGTTGACAACGCCGGCAAGGTTGCGGGCTGCGTTAACCGCAGCGACGCCCATGCCAACGGCATCCGCCATGCGACCGTCCATTTGCTGCTCTTTAACTCTCGGGGCAACCTGCTTGTCCAAATGAGAAGCCCGAAAAAAGACGGATCGCCGGGCAAATTGAGCCAGTCTGTTGGCGGGCATGTTCCTTTTGGTCTTGCGCCGACAAAAGTGTTGGAGAAAGAAGCTTTTGAAGAATTGGGCGTTAGGACAGAATGCCTCAAATTAGTAATAACCCATCCAACCTATCTCTATAGCTCGAACGGCGGAAAGAACCAAGAACTTGTGTCTCTCTTTACCGGTAACTATGACGGCCCGGTCTATCCGAACTATACAGAAGTCGCCTGGGCCGCCTTCTTCGGCCTTGCCGGGCTTAATGCCTTATACAAATCGGAACCGGCCAAGTTTGCTCCAAGTTTTATTGAAGACCTGCGGCACATGGAGTTGTTGACAGCCTAA
- the coaD gene encoding pantetheine-phosphate adenylyltransferase: MKVAVYPGSFDPITSGHLDIIERAAKLFDRVVVAVIHNPDKRPRFTFSQRMEMIRQSVPHCRNVSVDSFDGLLVDYVRQQKGCAVVRGLRAVSDFDYEFQMALTNRRMAPGIETVFLMTDYRYSYLSSSFVKQIARHGGDVTGLVPAAVAKRLMKDKKGVR, encoded by the coding sequence ATGAAAGTAGCGGTCTATCCCGGCAGTTTCGATCCGATCACCAGCGGTCATCTCGACATTATCGAGCGGGCGGCCAAGCTTTTTGACCGGGTGGTGGTGGCGGTCATCCATAATCCGGACAAGCGGCCCCGGTTCACTTTTAGCCAGCGGATGGAGATGATCCGGCAGTCGGTCCCGCACTGCCGCAACGTGTCGGTCGACAGTTTCGACGGCTTGCTGGTCGATTATGTCCGCCAGCAAAAAGGTTGCGCGGTCGTGCGCGGCCTGCGCGCCGTCTCCGATTTCGATTACGAATTCCAGATGGCCCTGACCAACCGGCGGATGGCGCCGGGGATCGAGACCGTCTTCCTGATGACCGATTACCGTTATTCCTATCTAAGTTCCAGTTTTGTCAAGCAGATCGCGCGCCATGGAGGGGATGTCACCGGCCTGGTCCCGGCCGCGGTGGCCAAACGCCTGATGAAGGATAAAAAAGGAGTTAGGTAA
- the rph gene encoding ribonuclease PH, translating to MKRADKRTPNQLRKTRLTRDYLKYPAGSVLIEMGETKVICTASIQEKVPDHKRGSGSGWVTAEYAMLPGATSTRSNRENFKPKGRTQEIQRLIGRALRAVIDAKKLGERTILIDADVIQADGGTRTAAITGCFVALHDAVSFLLKNGKISESPIKQFVAAVSVGVVDGTPLLDLPYEEDFRAEVDMNVVMTENGQLVEVQGTAESEPFSKKTLNQLVDLAEKGIAQLITMQKKVLAVK from the coding sequence ATGAAACGCGCGGACAAACGGACGCCGAACCAGTTGCGGAAAACCCGCCTCACCCGCGATTACCTCAAATATCCCGCCGGCTCGGTCCTGATCGAGATGGGGGAGACCAAGGTGATCTGCACCGCCTCGATCCAGGAAAAAGTCCCCGATCACAAACGGGGTTCCGGTTCCGGCTGGGTCACGGCCGAATACGCCATGCTTCCCGGCGCGACCTCGACCCGCTCCAACCGCGAGAACTTCAAGCCGAAAGGGCGGACCCAGGAGATCCAGCGGCTGATCGGCCGCGCTCTCCGGGCGGTCATCGATGCCAAAAAACTGGGGGAGCGGACGATCTTGATCGATGCCGATGTCATTCAGGCTGACGGGGGGACCCGCACAGCGGCGATCACCGGTTGTTTCGTCGCCTTGCACGACGCGGTCAGCTTTCTGCTGAAGAACGGTAAGATCAGCGAGAGCCCGATCAAGCAGTTCGTCGCCGCGGTCAGTGTCGGCGTCGTTGACGGGACACCCTTGCTGGACCTCCCTTACGAAGAAGATTTCCGCGCCGAGGTCGACATGAACGTGGTGATGACCGAGAACGGTCAATTGGTCGAGGTGCAGGGGACGGCGGAGAGCGAGCCGTTCTCCAAGAAAACCCTTAACCAGCTGGTCGACCTGGCTGAAAAGGGGATCGCCCAGCTGATCACAATGCAAAAGAAGGTGTTGGCAGTCAAATGA
- a CDS encoding uracil-DNA glycosylase yields the protein MDLFSNETELSNLPYAEVKALAEKCTKCPLAKGRTNVVFGNGPVPCDLMLIGEAPGADEDEQGLPFVGRSGQLLTQILASVGIKRPDNIYIANTVKCRPPDNRAPLATEQAACSPYLQAQIRLVKPKIILLAGAPAVKAILKSDEPMTKLRGQWLKLPGSDISVMPLFHPAYLLRNPSKEKGKPKWLTWQDIQEVKNALDFHKKVAELAKDQ from the coding sequence ATGGATCTCTTTTCAAATGAAACCGAGTTATCAAATCTCCCCTACGCGGAAGTAAAAGCCCTGGCCGAAAAATGCACCAAATGTCCGCTGGCCAAAGGCCGGACCAACGTCGTTTTTGGCAACGGCCCCGTCCCTTGCGACCTGATGCTGATCGGGGAAGCCCCCGGGGCGGATGAGGATGAACAAGGTTTGCCTTTTGTCGGCCGGTCCGGACAACTGCTGACCCAGATCCTCGCTTCGGTCGGGATCAAGCGCCCCGATAACATCTATATCGCCAACACCGTCAAATGCCGCCCGCCGGATAACCGGGCGCCGCTGGCGACAGAACAGGCCGCCTGCTCCCCCTACCTCCAGGCGCAGATCAGGCTCGTCAAACCAAAGATCATCCTCCTGGCCGGCGCTCCGGCGGTCAAGGCGATCCTCAAGTCCGACGAACCGATGACCAAGCTCCGCGGCCAGTGGCTCAAGCTCCCGGGGTCCGACATCTCGGTTATGCCCCTCTTTCATCCCGCCTATCTCCTGCGTAACCCCTCCAAGGAAAAAGGGAAACCGAAATGGCTGACCTGGCAGGATATTCAAGAAGTAAAGAACGCCCTGGATTTCCATAAGAAGGTCGCAGAACTAGCTAAAGACCAATGA
- a CDS encoding DUF362 domain-containing protein has protein sequence MSQVFFTKSPDKAAELFDRAGLGTVITPGDLVALKIHFGEPGNKAFIKPERVKTVVARIKQLGGRPFFTDANTLYHGRRNDNASHLETAREHGYTLEKTGAEVVIADEPGDYRGRELTVNFKHFKKLYVAPKVFTAKSLVVLTHFKGHEATGFGGALKNAGMGLGSKLGKLKMHQDCPNCPEIKSCRKNQTIEACWFGSPESVQERMAEYAAGILEQFKGKTAYLTFVTDVSENCDCYPLNSAPIVPDVGILASFDPVAIDQASIDLVNQAAGRDIFHSLYPDVDWQVQLNYGESLGLGSRKYELVVE, from the coding sequence ATGAGCCAGGTCTTTTTCACCAAGTCGCCGGATAAAGCCGCGGAATTGTTTGACCGCGCCGGTTTAGGCACCGTGATCACCCCCGGCGACCTCGTCGCCCTGAAAATCCACTTCGGTGAACCGGGAAATAAAGCGTTCATTAAGCCGGAGCGGGTCAAAACAGTCGTCGCCCGGATCAAACAGCTCGGTGGGAGGCCTTTCTTCACCGACGCCAACACCCTCTACCATGGCCGCAGGAACGACAATGCCAGCCATCTGGAAACGGCCCGCGAGCATGGTTATACGCTGGAGAAGACCGGCGCGGAAGTGGTGATCGCCGATGAACCGGGCGATTACCGCGGCCGGGAGCTGACGGTCAATTTTAAACACTTCAAGAAACTTTATGTCGCGCCAAAAGTTTTTACGGCTAAAAGCCTGGTCGTCCTGACCCATTTCAAGGGACATGAAGCAACTGGCTTTGGCGGCGCTTTGAAAAACGCCGGCATGGGGTTAGGCAGCAAATTAGGCAAGCTAAAAATGCACCAGGATTGTCCCAACTGCCCCGAGATCAAGAGTTGCCGCAAGAACCAGACGATCGAAGCGTGCTGGTTCGGTTCGCCCGAGTCGGTCCAGGAGAGAATGGCCGAATATGCCGCCGGGATATTAGAGCAGTTCAAAGGAAAGACCGCCTATCTCACTTTTGTCACCGATGTTTCGGAGAATTGCGATTGTTACCCGCTCAACTCCGCGCCGATCGTCCCCGACGTCGGCATTCTAGCCTCGTTCGATCCGGTCGCGATCGACCAGGCCTCGATCGATCTGGTCAATCAAGCCGCCGGCCGGGACATCTTTCACTCGCTCTATCCCGACGTTGACTGGCAGGTGCAGCTCAATTACGGGGAGTCGCTCGGCCTCGGTAGCCGGAAATATGAGCTTGTGGTAGAATAG
- the arsM gene encoding arsenite methyltransferase yields MKSKHIKQKVRESYGAIAKAGSSCCGPAQSCSCGSGYSDKDISSVPEGANLGLGCGNPIALASIKSGETVLDLGSGPGFDSFLAAKKVGKKGQVIGVDMTPEMVEKARQNVRKGKYTNVEFRLGEIEHLPVACNSVDIVISNCVINLSTDKEKVFKEAFRVLKPGGRLMVSDIVLLKALPASVKNSKEAYVGCIAGAIMKKDYIGLAKKAGFKKLKVVDEVPFAQYAASIKLAGTK; encoded by the coding sequence ATGAAATCAAAACATATAAAGCAGAAAGTCCGCGAAAGCTACGGGGCGATTGCCAAAGCCGGGAGTTCCTGCTGTGGTCCGGCGCAGTCGTGTTCTTGTGGGAGCGGCTACTCTGATAAGGATATCTCTTCCGTGCCGGAAGGGGCCAATCTTGGCCTCGGTTGCGGCAATCCGATCGCTCTGGCCTCGATCAAATCAGGTGAGACTGTACTCGACCTCGGTTCCGGCCCCGGCTTTGATAGTTTCCTCGCCGCGAAAAAGGTTGGCAAAAAAGGCCAGGTCATCGGCGTCGATATGACACCGGAAATGGTAGAGAAGGCGAGGCAGAATGTACGCAAAGGGAAGTATACTAATGTTGAATTCCGATTAGGCGAGATCGAACATTTGCCGGTAGCATGCAATTCGGTCGATATCGTTATCTCGAATTGCGTCATCAACCTTTCGACGGACAAAGAAAAGGTCTTTAAAGAGGCCTTTCGCGTTCTCAAACCGGGCGGCCGGTTGATGGTTTCCGATATCGTCCTCCTAAAAGCATTGCCGGCGTCTGTAAAGAATTCAAAAGAAGCATACGTCGGCTGTATCGCCGGCGCGATCATGAAAAAAGATTATATCGGCTTGGCGAAGAAAGCCGGGTTCAAAAAGCTAAAAGTCGTGGACGAGGTCCCTTTCGCTCAATATGCCGCCAGCATTAAATTGGCCGGAACGAAATAA